The proteins below come from a single Sander vitreus isolate 19-12246 chromosome 15, sanVit1, whole genome shotgun sequence genomic window:
- the LOC144530399 gene encoding uncharacterized protein LOC144530399, which yields MATSSSMEESQQPISSQQGREADHAPVTFQPASVTHAPDANQTDDMEHLTVIGEVESNGVGPVRVDSSPTVSSVSPKFHAQPGGHANGRPGLSSRSGSVAAGSPRPSLTRRPSAITEAAADGSKPRDYLILAIMSCFCPLWPINIVALVFSVMSRNSLQQGNVDGARRLGRNAMVLSVVSILGGIVIIAAGIALNWGLILKS from the exons ATGgcgaccagcagcagcatggaggagtcccagcagccaatcagctcgCAGCAGGGCAGAGAGGCCGACCACGCCCCCGTGACCTTTCAACCGGCCAGCGTGACGCACGCTCCGGACGCCAATCAAACGGACGACATGGAGCACCTCACCGTGATCGGCGAAGTGGAGA GTAACGGCGTGGGTCCTGTGCGGGTGGACTCGTCTCCCACGGTGTCCTCTGTGTCGCCCAAGTTTCACGCCCAGCCGGGCGGCCATGCTAACGGCCGGCCCGGTCTGAGCAGCCGGTCTGGCTCGGTGGCGGCGGGCTCCCCCAGGCCCTCGCTCACCCGCCGGCCCAGTGCTATCACGGAGGCCGCTGCGGACGGGTCCAAGCCCAGAGACTACTTGATCCTGGCCATCATGTCCTGCTTCTGCCCGCTGTGGCCCATCAACATTGTAGCCCTCGTCTTCTCCGTCATG TCCCGGAACAGTCTGCAGCAGGGCAACGTGGACGGAGCTCGGCGTCTCGGCCGTAACGCCATGGTCCTGTCCGTGGTCTCCATCCTGGGAGGGATCGTCATCATCGCCGCTGGCATCGCCCTCAACTGGGGAC tGATTTTAAAAtcctga